CATACACTTACTATACTACCTGGATGctaaatttcttccttaaacGTATGTAATATAACTCATTTATGTATTCTAATACACATCATCCACTACCCGCAGGTTTACTGTTTACAGAGAACCTCATGCACCCCTGCTAACCTAGCCAGAAGTCTCATCAGACTTATAATACAGTATGTGTTGCAGGTACATTAGTTGTGAGTAACTTGAAACAAGTAGGACAATCTCCtcaaaactgaaagaagatAAGAACCTTCTAATGCTTTCACAAGTTAATAAAAGGATAATGAATACTTTCTAAAATGCATAGCTTAAAACCCTTAAAACTGAGAGATATTTTccagaaagacttttttaagGTACAACAGGCTACAGTTGTTTGTAAATATTATGTGTTGAAAGGCAGATCCTCAGAACTAACCTAGACATTTTAATTAAAGGTACCAGATGGACTTAAAACTCAGGTTACAACAGCTTTTATCTCCAGATAGTATTCTGcattaaagcaaaagcaatctTGTTTTGACTGCTGTTTTAATCCATAAATGGTGCCTCCAAGAGGCACCATTTTGCAGAACAGCTGCCTAAGGAGTAATGTTAGATGCCCCATCCTTTCTGACATTTATGCTTACACTATGCAACTGTCAGGTAACAACACAcctaagaaatattttgcactgGAAGTGGTATCAACAGGATGGGGTCCTTTCCGTTTCTGAAATTCTACCGGATcattttttatacttttaagTCCCCCAAATCACTGCCACTATGCAGCTCTTCCATGCTACTTCTGACTGTGCAGGTTAAACAATTTCTAAAATCTGCTAAATTGACaacatgtaaaatatttcagctgggTTATCTCTCTTTTGCAGCACCACTGAAGACTGACTAAAGTTGTAGTCTTAAGAATTTATCTATGTAACAATATTTGAATTAGATTCCAAAAGCCAATTCTTAAAACTAGTgttaaaaaaagctgaattattATAATGCCAATATGAtaagaacactgaaaaaatttaGTTTCTCTAAACGATTTAAACCATCACAACGTGAATTGTTAGAAACAAAAACTCCCTAAAAATTAactgaaacacatttaaaagattttgtCTGCTTGTCTGACTCTTGGGGACTTACGATGATCCTTTAACATGTGGTTTCTTCACACTCCTTTCTCCCCTCAGATTGCTTTAAACAGTCTCCCACCCCCTGAACATCTATAAACTTCACTTTCCAAATATATTACATCCCTGGTTTATTATTTTGCCTCCTGTCTGATTTCTTTTCAGGAGAGAAGGAACTAGGatccagtacctaaagggggcctacaagaaagctggagagggactttttacaagggcacgTAGTGACAGAACAAGGGGTAACGGCTTTAAACTTAAACTgggtagatttagatcagatgtaaggaagaaattcttcactgtgagggtggtggggcactggaacaggttgcccagagaggttgtggctgccccatccctggcagtgttcaaggccaggttggatggggctttgagcaacctggtctagtggaaggtgtccctgcccatggcgggggggttggaactaggtgatctttaaggtcccttccaacccaacccattctatgaaaacagaaaagccaaaaagagccatctttgttttcagaaggaggTTTGGAAAGTATTTCACCATAATgaagtttcatttcatttttttacaatCTTGCTTTTTGCAACAGAGGTTGGCCGTTGTTATGCAGAAGAAGTTTATCTATGTTTATTACAAAATGttctcttttggttttcttttcatgttaGGTCTACTGAGCTTCCTGCAACAACAGTGGTTACAGAAATGGACACTTTCACAGCTTCTCAGACAAACAGTTCCACCTGTGACTTATATGAGCATAAAGATACAGCACGGATACTACTGTCTGTCTTCTACAGCTCCATCTTAATTCTTGGGGTGCTTGGAAACGCCATTGCCCTCACcgtcatttttaaaaacagaaagaagatcAACTCCACTACCCTCTATTCAACAAATCTCGTCTTCTCCGATCTCCTGTTCTGTATCGCCTTGCCTACAAGGATAGCCTACTACGCCCTGGGATTTCACTGGCCATTTGGAGAAGCATTATGTCGAATAACGGCTCTCTTGTTCTATATCAACACCTACGCAGGTGTAAACTTCATGACATGTTTGAGCATTGACAGGTTTTTCGCTGTTGTCCACCCCTTCCGATACAAGATCAGAAGGATTAAATATGCCAAGGGCATTTGTGTCTTTATCTGGTTTCTTGTATTTAGTCAAACTTTCCCATTACTTATACAACCCAtgtcacaggaagaaaaagaaaggactaCATGTATGGAATATccaaactttgaaaaaatagCACATCTACCATTTATACTGCTTGCTGCCTGTTTAGTAGGGTACCTTATTCCCCTGGGGATTATACTATTTTGTTACTCTCAAATTAGCTGCAAACTTTTTCAAACGGCCAAGGAAAATCCACTGACTGAAAAATCAGGGATAAACAAAAAAGCCATCAATACAATCATATTTGTAATTATAGTGTTCATCATCTGCTTTACCCCTTATCATGTTGCAATCATAAAACACATGATTAAGAAGCTGCAGAATGAACCCTCgtgcactgaaaagaaaattttccagAAGTCACTCCATTATACCGTGTTTCTGATGAATTTTAACTGCTGCCTAGATCCTTTCATCTATTTCTTTGCATGCAAAGGATACAAGAGAActgtaatgaaaatactgaGACGACAAGTGAGTGTATCAATTTCAAGTGCTGTCAGGTCACATCACGAAGAAAGCTCACGTGATGTGGGAGAAACGCAAATGATGACACTTGCAAAATCTTCCAATGGAAAGCtacctgaaaaataaagtctGTAGTACACACCATAGCGGAGTAAGCTTAAAAATCCAGCGTCCACAGTAAAAACTCTTAGTGGTCCCTGTACAGCAGCTTAAGTAAGATTCTGTTTTTCAGGATGTCAGGAAATCAAGGAGTGATGTTGGACTGAAAAAGAATTGtcacaggtcagcaggaaaACTCGGCATTATAATTTCCTAGCTGTATCATTTTGACTGatctcattattttttccaggaaatatGCACCACTGTGAATGTTCAAGTTCCATACTGCACATATGTATGCCTGGATGTTATTAACTCAAGCAAAGACTTGATTCACAGTTTGGGTGTCTGAGAAAGGATTAAACACCAATAGCTTACAATTCAGACTGACTACAACCAGAATATCTGAAAATTGCAAGACCTCTAGCTGAGCTTCAATTACAGCAATGGTTTTGTTAGCCAAGTcacacaaggaaaagaaatcaaactttGAGATAAAACGGACAATTTCTGTGCACACGTGACTATCACCAGTGCCGAGTTTATAGCCCTTTGGAGGTGAAACTGCATTTTATAGTATTTGGAGCACAAATGTCTTATTGGACAATCCACACAGATAACATTGTCAAAAGTAATAGATGAAAAGTTAATGAACTGTTTGGTCCTCCCCAACACTTGAGTATCTCCCGTATGTTAAATCACTCATCTTTGCAAGGTGTATTATCTCTTTACTCCTTTTCCTAAAGGAGAACTCTTCTTTCTAGTGTGTATTGTAATGAGCCTCTACCCTAGTTgtatataaattatttataaacacaaaaaataagTTGAAACAGGAGACTGTAATATGAAAACTGCACTGTTTCAGTGAGAACTGCAGTGATACAGGGTTCTTCAGAACTTCTGCTGAAGTCAGACATGGACACAAGACAAACATTTTGGAAACGGGAATAAATGTTCACAGTTGAAGCCACCAAAAAGTAAATCAATGGGTTAATTCTGATGGTGTGAGATGGCCACCTCTTTTTAAGCGCTGTTTACCAGAGAGATCAATAAAAGAGAACAGCAGGATTGGCTGGGAAAGAACAAGCTTTCCCATCACGCCTTCATACAGCGTAAGCGGGATCCCTTTGGGCACACTGAAATTGGGCCAGCAAAGAGACCAAATGACTTAAACGCATCCTGCTGGAATCGGCTCAATACCAGTTGAGTATCCAGGATGCAAGCCCTGGGTTCCTGCTGTTGTGCCCTTCCGTCATGTGTCAGTTTCCTTCCCCACTTCATTCCTGGCCCCCCgtcttttcttttgtcttctatCTTAGTAATATACCTTCATCTGCCAGCACAACTCGGTAATTGCACCATGAGATtgtgatggaaaaggaaaattaaagagCGCCTGATAATTACTGGTAAAAGCTATGCCAGATATCataataaatgttatttattgCAGCTGTATCTCTCTGGAATTGAGGTTGTACTGCAAGTCAGACAAACACAGTTACATTTGTCATCTTTGcaattccttccttcctcacgTGTTGACCTCCGCCTACCTGCAAACATGGAAGGGTCATATCTGAACAGCAGTACGGAAACATTAAATTAACAAGTACTTTCttatgggaaagaaaatgcaaaagaccCTATATTTCATACCACTTAGATTGTCAAACTTGAGTTTCTAATTACAAAAGACACTATGCaactaaagaaaaacagagtaagaaaaataattcttaacaGAAGTTCTCCTTAATTCTGTACGCTATAGCAGTTCTGTTCTTGTCagcttttttaataaactattttaaaatattatttaagaaTTTGTTCCTACTGGAGTAAGCAAATGatgacctgaaaaaaataccGACAGACCACTCATGAATACCTAGaaactgtagaaataaaatgtatgtattACTAACATCACACCAGTACAAGCTCATTTTATTCTACTAAcgtcttctttttaaattttgatatGTGTTTCATCTAACTGTGATTATAAAACCTGAAAGGCAAGAAgtcttttttatatttgtctGTAAAATATAACTCATGTATTACAGCACCACATAATGCAGATACCTATTCTCTTCTAAGTGGAAACAAAGTGAAGATCTGtattgaaaatgtttctctaTCCCTGTTTTCTTACGTTAGCAATTTCGTTATTTTCAAATTTAgactttgtttttcacaaaCACGCATCAACGTTCTCAACCAGCTAACTTTACATCAAAATACCAGGTTTGCTCTAATAAGCCTTAGAGTGTCGGTCCAGTTAAATATGGGTTTGCgaaaagctgggtttttttctccctatttTGGTATTTCTCAAATGCTGAAGaaaccaataaaataaaaacctttaaaaGCGAATATAAGCTCAGCTTCCTGACAAGAGTCCTAAAGGCGCAGACACACAGATAGTGACAATTTATAGCTGTGGCAGCCGATGCCACTGCTTCCCCTCACTGCTTGTCAGCGTGCACCCACAGCTCATGCACACTCCTATCAATGAGGAGCCTCTTTTCTGCGTGCTTATCTGAAACTGCCGAAAGCAGAGGTGGTGGTTTCAGTTGGCCTGGGACAACTGCACTGAAGTCATTTAGAGAGCATCTGTCCTATTTCTTCTACCAgctgtgctgtggggctggtAGCCATCACCAGAGAGATCTAACAAGCTGCTGCATGGGAGCAAGGGAGAGCAGCAATATTGAAAACTTACAGCTGTTCTCCAACAATTGGTTTTCTTCAAGATGCCCTTATCCATTTATCCTGCTGGTACTCTTCCCCCAGTACTGTTTGTTGGAGTATTTTTACGACAGCAGTTACTTGTAGTGGCACAGCTCTGGTCCCTCTCCTCCTGTATGCCACACAGACATGAAAGAAGGGGGTAAAGCCATACCTGGcatctcttttcctctccaacACTGAGCACATAATGGATGTGTCTGTCTTAAAAGACACGAGCATGCCATGCCACGCAACACGTGGCTGAAGCAGTACgagctttgcaaaagaaaatgagcttTTGCTTTGGCAAAACCTTTTGATATATTCTAGGAAATGCCCCCTTCTACGTGAAAGGCTGGGAAATGGTCATACAGATCTGGAGCTCACTCACTCTTTTCACATATAAAGCCAGCAGCTGACAAGTAGCAGCAGGTTCAAATGGCTTGCTCATTATGGAGATCTGACTGACGTTCTTTAGGGAAACTGGATCTCTATTTGGAGGGTGAAGTCCAGTCAGGATCTTAAAACCCGTGCTCATGACAAAACGATAGAGTAGCTTTTAACTCTGCACTTCAGAGTGTGGGGCTAGGGCAGTTGCTAAGAGGACTCCAACCAGACTACATGTCCACTGCTGACATGTCTCAAATCTTACCTGGTAGGGAATGCAacaaagcacacaaaaataaaaatgatgatGGGGGCCAAATGGTACGTTTTGGCTGTCTCTGTCCAagtccagaaaagaaaattgtataGACTTTTGTTGTTGAACACATGACCAAATGAAGGTGCATCATGcaaaaaatctcaaaacacaagcattttcagcaaaatagCATTTAGTGCCttcaccttttctttcactgagaATGCAAAACTAAGGACTACTACTACAAGTGCTCAGCCACCTTCGGCTCAAAAGATATTGAAGCCTAACTGAAAGTGTGGAGATAAAGAACGCCATCTCCTGTGGCTTACAGTCCCAGCAGACGAGGACAGGTATTCCCCAAGGCATCGCTGCCTGACTCTTTTGGCTGTGGCCCTGAAAGCTATGCAGATGAGGAACCTCTCAGCAACATGGTTATCTCCTAGCAAAAAACAGTAACAGCAACTGTCCAAAGTGAGAAACATGCTACCACAAATAACACAACTCCTGAAGGTGGTTAATGACCCCTCTTAAACCAGCAAGCTCATTagtatacagaaaaaaatggagggtttgggggttttttaaacagatgttgCATTAAAGACTAACATTGTTCTGCATCTCAAAAGCTTTCAGGTAAGCAAAGAATGAATAGACTCCAAGAAAACGATGAGATGGCCTGcaacataagaaaaataaatagggtGCAGCTGAAGAGAAGGTTTGCCTTACATGACCAGTTTtggagaaactgaaaagcagcGATGTACTCCGTCTCATTGATCTCCATGTCCATGGTACACAGCAGGGGAAGAACTCAAGACAAACTAAGGTTTGTATCTTAGCAGTATCCCACTGTACTGGCTCAATACAGACAAGGTCAATGGACACCAAGAATCACTAAAACATCAAATTCATCCAAGTGAAATATTTCCCAATACAGTCTTGGCTAAGCCGCAGCCTGCAGACTACGGCTCTGGTACAAAATGAACTCAGCCAAGCTGCAAcccttttctgaagaaaaacagggaattgcTGTTTGTGTAGTAAATGCTCAGACATAtttcctcaatttttttctccttacaaTACTCTCTTGGCTTCCTGCAATGTCTAACTTTGGACGTCCTGAGGCAGATTTCTCATCTTTGCACATGACAGTCCTTGAtcaatttttcttccatcagCCTGTCTGGTCCCTTTTTGAACTCAAATAAAATGTGCCTGCAGCATCTTGCAGCAAGAAGTTCCACAGACTAACTACCCATGGTATCTGGAGCCATTTTCTTTCGCTTGTGACACCTGTTAGTTTCATTTGAAGTCCCTGCTTCTTGTACCAGAAATGAGTGAAAACAGCAACTCCCTATTTACCCTGTCCACATTTCTCGTGATTTTACAGACCTGCATCAAATCCCCTTCCTTCAAGTCATCTAGTCTCTTCTCCTGTGAACAGTCAGATCAAAGCTGTTCACCACTTCATCCAAATtataaaggaaggaaagaaggcaaGTACAAAGAAAGAATGGGAATCCAACTGTGTTCGAGCTGGGTGGCAGAAGAGAACAGGGTATCTCTATACAAAGGGAGATCAACAGCGTACTGATCTACTTCTCCTACCACAGTAGCATACAGGTATGTCTCAAAACTAGGATGTTACCCCATGACTACCAAATTTGGATAACCTTGCTCAGATGCATTAAATACAGAAGAACAGGACCTCAATGGGCTGGAAAAATGTGCTcacaggaacctcatgaagttcagcaagtcAAATGCAAAGTCTTGCATCCGAAATGGAATAACCACATACAACAGTGCAGGCTGGGCACCACCTGGTTAGCAAGCTGGGTGGCAAAAAAGGTCTGGgttcctggtggacaacaagttAAAGAGAAGTCAGTCATGTGACCTCACAGCCAAACACATACAGGACCGTGTTCAAAAGAACGTCGAGGCAAGCAATCCTTCCCCTCCATTCCATACTTGTGAGATCATACCTGGAGTCCCGTATCCAGTTTTGGGcttcccagtacaagaaagatacTAACATACTGGAACAAGTCCTGCCTGCAGAGGGTCACCAAAAATGATGAAGAGGCTTGCAGCACATGTTATAGGAGGAGAGGCTCAGAGAGCTGAGatggttcagcctggagagggaagACTGAGAGGAGATGTTATCGCTGTCTTCAACTGCCTAATGGGCAGGGGTACAGAAAAGATGTCAACACCCAGTAACAGGCAGAAGTTGCAGCAAGGAACAAATGAACATTAGGAAGCATCTTTTTCATCATGAGGTTAGTCAGACATTAGGAAAGGTTGCACAGAAAGCCTGTGAAATCTCTAAGGATAGAGATACTCAGAACTtgactggacacagccctgatTAAATTGGCACTGCCAGGGTTGGACAACATGATCTCCAGAGGCTCCTTTGAACCTGCATCCTTCTATGACTAACAAATCTGGTCAAAACTTTAAGTAGACAAGAAGGCAACATGAAACTCAGTGGCCTTGCAGTAAAACTAGCAAATgataaaactttaaaatctcCTAGTGTTGTCCTCTATTTAAGCCCTTATCAAAATGCTGTCATTAGCATCCTCCTAAAATAAAGAAAGGTCAAGACATGGCCTagatttctttccaaaaagctgCATTAATTTTTCCTCAGTGCAAAACCATGagtttctcctcttcctcttttcttttcctcagttgTGACAGATGTTGTGCAAAGGGCTGaaccaaaaaagcaaattttgcaCCTGTTCTGAAGGCAGCAACATTTGTGGTTATCCTATTCCTTCCAGAAAAGTATACATTGTCTTATACCATGCACAAGGAGAGCTATGTTCCTCCCTCTATTAAGCTAGACTTAGCAGTTTCATCCTTCCTGTGGCATGTAACTTTCGAGGGAAGTTGTGGTTAGTTAACAGAAGGCACTCCGAGGCAGCCTACTTTAAATATAGAGATGCTGAAAACTGATTATTCTCAACTTACTAGCCTACAAAGCAACCAGATAGCATTTTATCAGGAGCTGCTGATACTAAGGGGCTAAGAACTTGATGAAACCTTAATATTACAACTTCTGAGTATGGAAAGTTCCAGCAATTCTATCTAGAAGTAACAGTGACAGATCATTGTCCCCAGTTGGACAGAAAGAGATGAAGCACTCCTGCCAGCTGCACGCGTAAGGCATTTTTGACAAAGAGAGACAACTGAAGACTCCTGACAAGTTATCAGACTATAAAGGCAACTCCAggacaattctttttttttgtcctttaaaaaataaatatgtgtgtATTCACAATGCCAGCTACTTGAAACAGCCCAAACACCCATGAGAACCTTACTCCTTCACTCACACAGATGGGGGCAAACCAACTATTTTAAATGTGTCACGGCTACCTACTAGGATTGATACATAATAATGTTATTTATGCtaaaagagggagagagggcaAAGCTTCACATTCATATCCCGAACACTTAACAACATCTCATGATCTCTCCTAGTAGCTTTGTTCTAGACAAAAACTGACATAAATGATCAGACAGGGCATCTAGAAAGAAGCCTGCAAGAAGATAACACGTTGTATGTCACTATTAAAAATGTTACCTGGAAGAAAAGTATCTCAGATCTgtggacaggaaaaaaaccaataatCAAGCCACCTGAAATTAGTGATGTAGCAGATTACATTGTATTAATCTCATTAAACGAAGAATCTTTCCTCTTTAACTGCTCTTAGCCCACAAGCTAGAGCAGAAACTCTAAAACTAGTGTGCTTGGATAACACTGGCAAGCAGACCTAGTGACCAcaaatgccagggaagactCCAAAACGAGCAGCTTACAACtctgggcacagccaggacatcTCTTTGCCCCTCCTTGCTTCTCTCCTACACTGTTCCAGCCATTCATCTAGCAGCCGCATCCCATACCCTTGGCCGTGAGGAGTCCCTCGGTACCCAGGAGCGCAGGGAGAGCTGTCCACAGCTAGGCAAACCTACATAGGACAAGCTCATGGCTGAGAGCAACTAGCTGAGGACCACTGTAGATGGAGAGCCTAGGGTCAGGGAAATGCCTCCTGTTGTCTGAACGGATTTTACTGCCTCCATAAAAAGTCTCTTTACATTTCCTCCATCGCACGTGGAAGCTGAACTTGGAAAAATTAATCCCCTGGCTACGGTCCTGTCTTCCTAATAGCACGGTTGCTGGTGCTGTGGAGGCACTTACTGTACTGCTCAGCATCTCTATGGAAGCAGTCAAGCACCACTGCCATCATATATCCCTTTGCAGTGCTTCTTGTAGCTGCAACTTGCAAATTCCTGCTGAAATTAAATGATCAATGATCagaactgtaattaaaaaatgtccataaaaaagattttttggaACAGATGTCAATAAAGAGTTAGTACCGTAACTTATTTTAACTACAGATGAAGTCTCATTGTCATATGGCCTAGATAAATTCCtcacaactttaaaaaaaaaaaaaaaaaaagaaagagcagtaTTTGTCTGTAATGTTTTAATCAGTTCTTCTAAGACTGAGCAATCTTTATTGGTTAATTTACATCTTCTGCCAAAATAGCTATGATTAGCAAGGCATAAAGATGGAGCTTGAATTCTGAAATTACTTCTCAGAAATCTGATTCTAATGGTCTTTCACAAGGTGCCACTTTCTAGTCACAAACAAAAACAGGAAACAAGTGCGCCTGACTGGCCCCAGACAAGTTGGAAGAAGTTTTTGCTACTTTCTTTTCACAGGTTTATCCAACTTTGTCAGCATCTCAAAAAAAGGTCGAAGCAAATAAAAACTATGATTTACGCTCCATCTAATCTGACGATATAACTGAACTGCTCACAATAGGACTCTTCCACACGCAGGACAATGACAGCAGTGGCCAAGTGGGAGGGGAAGAATGTCAGGGTGTACCAGCAAGACTCAGCAAGAACTGCGAAGCGCCTCAGAACTATAAAGGAAATTTTACTTTAGTTAAGTGACCTTTGCTTAGAACAGCAATACTTCTTCAATCCATAAGACATCAGAATATCAGCAGTACTTTGAATCAAAATGCTTGCAATTGCAGAAGTAACCTTACCAACAATGATTTGTTTATCTACTGTAGTAGCCAGCAGTGGACGACTATTCTGTGAGGAGTTAGTGATCCACATAACCACTAATCGAGGTGTATGTCTCTGTATCATGGATACTGTGTGACCGCTAGTTAATCAAAGTGTATCTAATGAATAGTATAATTAATCAGTGTATGCCCAGTTAATATATA
The DNA window shown above is from Haliaeetus albicilla chromosome 15, bHalAlb1.1, whole genome shotgun sequence and carries:
- the LOC104316870 gene encoding G-protein coupled receptor 183 — its product is MPLTAQRIQEATDMSTELPATTVVTEMDTFTASQTNSSTCDLYEHKDTARILLSVFYSSILILGVLGNAIALTVIFKNRKKINSTTLYSTNLVFSDLLFCIALPTRIAYYALGFHWPFGEALCRITALLFYINTYAGVNFMTCLSIDRFFAVVHPFRYKIRRIKYAKGICVFIWFLVFSQTFPLLIQPMSQEEKERTTCMEYPNFEKIAHLPFILLAACLVGYLIPLGIILFCYSQISCKLFQTAKENPLTEKSGINKKAINTIIFVIIVFIICFTPYHVAIIKHMIKKLQNEPSCTEKKIFQKSLHYTVFLMNFNCCLDPFIYFFACKGYKRTVMKILRRQVSVSISSAVRSHHEESSRDVGETQMMTLAKSSNGKLPEK